The following proteins come from a genomic window of Dreissena polymorpha isolate Duluth1 chromosome 1, UMN_Dpol_1.0, whole genome shotgun sequence:
- the LOC127840163 gene encoding uncharacterized protein LOC127840163 — protein sequence MVPANSSVLKRVRSWGADRNKHSLVVRRVDKSTCKMATISCVKRKVKRLAALIKSHVVTDKLSMQTTLCKNLNANSDVTKHFAKDLQSFVPDELHGKLSVMKRFIRDSEFYNHRKRADGADDTFLTLPARTRGDGQDEDDRVVPLNRTFFKYCNMDIAFLDETCAERDVSELNQDEIYAAMMSDSESAFGDDSDCSSVCDLEKNVSYFSEVDDVMESYMVTIVEAGVQSDEGFSSTGSDDK from the exons ATGGTGCCGGCAAACTCATCGGTCTTGAAACGAGTGCGATCCTGGGGTGCCGACCGCAACAAGCACTCCCTCGTGGTCAGACGCGTTGATAAGTCTACTTGCAAAATGGCGACCATTTCGTGTGTCAAAAGGAAG GTTAAGCGTTTGGCGGCACTGATAAAGAGTCATGTGGTGACCGATAAACTCTCCATGCAGACGACACTTTGTAAGAACTTGAACGCCAACAGTGACGTCACTAAGCATTTTGCAAAGGACTTACAAAGCTTCGTGCCGGACGAGCTTCATGGAAAGTTGTCCGTCATGAAGCGATTTATTCGAGACTCAGAATTCTACAATCATCGCAAGCGGGCTGACGGCGCAGACGACACGTTTTTAACACTTCCGGCGAGGACGCGTGGTGACGGTCAGGACGAAGATGACAGAGTTGTTCCGCTCAACAGGACGTTCTTCAAATACTGCAACATGGACATTGCGTTTTTGGACGAAACGTGTGCAGAGCGTGACGTAAGTGAATTGAATCAGGATGAAATTTATGCCGCCATGATGTCGGATTCAGAGAGCGCTTTCGGCGACGACAGCGACTGCAGCAGTGTTTGTGACCTTGAAAAGAATGTGTCTTACTTCAGCGAAGTTGATGATGTCATGGAAAGTTACATGGTTACCATTGTAGAAGCTGGTGTACAGAGTGACGAAGGGTTCAGCTCGACGGGAAGTGATGACAaataa